CAGAGGAAGCAGAAATCACCTGTTGCCCATTGGGGGTGACGGCGACGGCTTTTACCGAGTCACTATGACCATTGAGGGTGAATTGTTCCTCCCCTGTTGCCAGATTCCAGACTTTCAGGGTGTTGTCATCGGAGGCAGAAATCACCTGTTGCCCATTGGGGGTGACGGCGACGGCTTTTACCCAGTCACTATGACCATTGAGGGTGAATTGTTCCTCCCCTGTTGCCAGATTCCAGACTTTCAGGGTGTTGTCAGAGGAAGCAGAAATCACCTGTTGCCCATTGGGGGTGACGGCGACGGCTTTTACCCAGTCACTATGACCATTGAGGGTGAATTGTTCCTCCCCTGTTGCCAGATTCCAGACTTTCAGGGTGTTGTCAGAGGAAGCAGAAATCACCTGTT
The Nostoc punctiforme PCC 73102 genome window above contains:
- a CDS encoding WD40 repeat domain-containing protein codes for the protein MISASSDNTLKVWNLATGEEQFTLNGHSDWVKAVAVTPNGQQVISASSDNTLKVWNLATGEEQFTLNGHSDWVKAVAVTPNGQQVISASDDNTLKVWNLATGEEQFTLNGHSDSVKAVAVTPNGQQVISASSDNTLKVWNLATGEEQFTLNGHSDWVKAVAVTPNGQQVISASDDNTLKVWNFLTGKVITTFTGEYPINCCAVAPDGMTIVAGEQSGRVHFLRLEGMREG